A single region of the Pelobates fuscus isolate aPelFus1 chromosome 4, aPelFus1.pri, whole genome shotgun sequence genome encodes:
- the PRDM14 gene encoding PR domain zinc finger protein 14: MALSIPINPTHNGRIFSESIQMSPSTISSYFPNFIPPNHYLSILSNPHEMFNPLKSLGRLVTKSAPMGPIAFRDLPGPLSHSPMRDPLFNPFPTTYPIFSKVQHPGPYSKPDSPHHESDLSPALHPSIAECPKSSHMAKKCKNMAFRGPSMEVKPIHTYHFSEEDLHMVLYGYTHGPDAKSSHHTVNHSISGLRIPSHITGLDSQIQDRDSLQLPEGLSLLKILHDDLPKSGVFSTNIIPKGVKFGPFQGKIVNTSEIKTYDDNSVMWEIFENGRLSHFIDGKGASGNWMALVNCARFPEEQNLIAIQSVGEIYYETCKEILPRQELLVWYGDCYLQFLGIPVSLKGVDDGRPPYPHTEEPGEGYKCERCGKVFAYKYYRDKHLKYTRCVDQGDRKFPCHLCNRSFEKRDRLRIHILHVHEKHRPHKCSVCGKSFSQSSSLNKHMRVHSGERPYKCVYCNKAFTASSILRTHIRQHSGEKPFKCKHCGKAFASHAAHDSHVRRTHNKDKISTCTVCGKTFLEPDQFRYHMQIHSGL, encoded by the exons atggCTCTGTCTATACCCATTAATCCCACCCATAATGGAAGGATTTTCTCAGAAAGCATCCAGATGAGCCCCTCAACAATATCCTCCTATTTCCCAAACTTCATACCCCCCAACCATTATCTCAGCATCCTGTCCAACCCCCACGAAATGTTTAATCCTTTAAAATCACTGGGAAGACTAGTCACCAAATCTGCTCCTATGGGACCCATTGCCTTCAGAGACCTCCCTGGTCCACTCAGTCACAGTCCTATGAGGGAtcccctttttaaccccttcccaactACCTACCCCATCTTCAGCAAAGTTCAGCATCCTGGGCCCTACTCAAAACCAGACTCTCCTCACCATGAGAGTGATCTGAGCCCAGCCCTCCATCCCAGCATTGCTGAATGCCCCAAGTCATCTCATATGGCCAAAAAGTGCAAAAACATGGCCTTCAGGGGACCAAGCATGGAAGTGAAGCCCATTCACACCTACCATTTCTCCGAGGAGGACCTTCACATGGTGCTTTATGGATACACCCATGGGCCAGATGCCAAGAGCAGCCACCACACTGTCAACCACTCCATATCTGGCTTGAGGATCCCCTCTCACATCACAG GTCTGGATTCCCAGATACAGGACAGAGACTCTCTGCAGTTACCGGAGG GTCTGTCTCTCCTGAAAATACTACATGACGATTTGCCAAAATCAGGAGTATTTAGCACAAATATCATCCCAAAAGGGGTCAAATTCGGACCTTTTCAAGGAAAAATTGTGAACACAAGCGAAATCAAAACGTACGATGACAATTCGGTCATGTGGGAG atCTTTGAAAATGGCCGGCTAAGTCACTTTATAGATGGCAAGGGAGCATCAGGTAACTGGATGGCTCTAGTAAACTGTGCGAGGTTCCCAGAGGAGCAGAACCTCATCGCCATTCAATCTGTTGGCGAGATTTACTATGAGACCTGCAAAGAGATCCTCCCCAGACAGGAGTTGCTGGTGTGGTATGGTGACTGCTATCTGCAGTTCCTGGGGATCCCTGTCAGTCTGAAGGGGGTGGATGATGGAAGACCCCCATATCCTCACACTGAAG AACCCGGAGAAGGCTATAAGTGTGAGAGATGTGGCAAGGTCTTTGCCTATAAATATTACAGAGACAAGCACCTGAAATATACCCGCTGTGTGGATCAGGGGGACAGGAAGTTTCCCTGCCATCTCTGTAACAGATCGTTTGAGAAAAGGGATCGACTGAGGATTCACATTCTACACGTGCACGAGAAACACAGACCCCACAAG tgttcTGTTTGTGGAAAGAGCTTTTCCCAGTCATCCAGTCTGAACAAGCACATGAGGGTCCACTCTGGGGAGAGACCGTACAAGTGTGTGTACTGCAACAAG GCCTTTACAGCATCCAGCATCCTCCGCACACACATCAGACAGCACTCTGGTGAGAAGCCTTTCAAGTGCAAACATTGTGGCAAGGCTTTTGCATCACATGCAGCTCACGACAGCCACGTGCGACGCACGCACAACAAGGACAAGATCTCCACATGCACAGTGTGTGGCAAAACGTTTCTAGAACCCGACCAGTTCCGATATCACATGCAAATTCACTCTGGACTCTAG